In Salvelinus sp. IW2-2015 unplaced genomic scaffold, ASM291031v2 Un_scaffold1471, whole genome shotgun sequence, a genomic segment contains:
- the LOC112070958 gene encoding teneurin-3-like, which produces MDVKERRPYCSLTKSRRDKERRYTGSSGDSEECGSGGGGGPGPRVPTQKSYSSSETLKAFDHQDSSRLLYSSRVKEMVHREQDEYTRQGTKLNLRQLGICEPSTAPRPGLLLRDGPPPPRLSVAPAPTWTPRTRRVMSPERAMRLWARG; this is translated from the exons ATGGACGTGAAGGAACGCAGGCCCTACTGCTCGCTGACCAAGAGCAGGCGCGACAAGGAGCGGCGCTACACGGGCTCGTCCGGCGACAGTGAGGAGTGCGGCAGCGGCGGCGGCGGCGGCCCGGGGCCGAGGGTACCCACCCAGAAGTCGTACAGCTCCAGCGAGACGCTCAAGGCCTTCGACCACCAGGACTCCTCCAGACTATTGTACAGCAGCAGAGTGAAGGAGATGGTGCACCGTGAACAGGACGAGTACACCCGACAAGGTACTA AACTTAACCTGAGACAACTGGGGATCTGCGAGCCGTCCACGGCGCCGCGGCCTGGCCTTCTGCTCCGAGATGGGCCTCCCCCACCGCGGCTATCAGTCGCGCCGGCTCCGACGTGGACACCGAGAACGAGGCGTGTGATGTCACCGGAGCGCGCCATGCGGCTGTGGGCGCGTGGGTGA